From a single Molothrus ater isolate BHLD 08-10-18 breed brown headed cowbird chromosome Z, BPBGC_Mater_1.1, whole genome shotgun sequence genomic region:
- the ANKRD34B gene encoding ankyrin repeat domain-containing protein 34B has translation MEAGDMPPEGYSLIKAVYQRRLRLTRLLIDGGAYINESNSRGETPLMVACMTQHADLQSASKARMVKYLLDNKADPNIQDKSGKTALMHACLEKAGPEVVSLLLMSGADPSLPDHSNCSALVYAINAADRDTLELLLKACKARGKEVIIITTDKSASGRQKTKQYLNVPPPDLEECASPAECISPSEIEPDEGPEDPFSYKELYGGQQGDNSSERVPLMTKCSSTPARFKLTQVLQCDPWLKCCPAVFQQRKLASPQELQSISPMEELCCKVDDLDLCKSVTSSYESRDRKDPAQALRTSDQTMSRKALRDAINYQPPFVEEKHNPSEIPMGMDASLGQISLLSDLGSIIKKGSGESNYNISGSLLTNSLIPAADTKGSKSPKGNREILPTYQTLLRSPRRGLEMSPVSPRGRSQAPLEEEASGALVLDQTRPGFLPPLNVSPRPPVPELTVINTVSGMVSYGQTHLAPPGSAFPKGPKETNLMRRRPYEQITV, from the coding sequence atgGAGGCGGGGGACATGCCGCCCGAGGGCTACTCGCTGATCAAGGCCGTGTACCAGCGGCGGCTGCGGCTGACGCGGCTGCTGATCGACGGCGGCGCCTACATCAACGAGAGCAACAGCCGCGGCGAGACCCCGCTCATGGTGGCCTGCATGACCCAGCACGCCGACCTGCAGAGCGCCAGCAAGGCCAGGATGGTCAAGTACCTGCTGGACAACAAGGCCGACCCCAACATCCAGGACAAGTCGGGCAAGACGGCCCTGATGCACGCCTGCCTGGAGAAGGCAGGCCCCGAGGTGGTGTCGCTGCTGCTGATGAGCGGCGCTGACCCCAGCCTGCCGGACCACTCCAACTGCTCCGCGCTGGTGTACGCCATCAACGCTGCCGACAGAGacaccctggagctgctgctgaaggccTGCAAGGCGCGAGGGAAAGAggtcatcatcatcaccaccgACAAGTCCGCCTCGGGCAGGCAGAAGACAAAGCAGTACCTGAACGTGCCTCCTCCAGACCTCGAGGAATGCGCTTCCCCAGCTGAGTGCATCTCCCCGTCAGAGATAGAACCAGACGAGGGTCCAGAAGACCCGTTCAGCTATAAAGAGCTGTATGGTGGGCAGCAGGGGGACAACTCCTCTGAAAGAGTGCCACTGATGACCAAATGCAGCTCCACACCAGCACGGTTCAAGCTGACACAGGTCCTGCAGTGTGATCCGTGGCTAAAGTGCTGTCCAGCAGTGTTCCAGCAGAGGAAACTTGCTTCTCCACAAGAACTCCAGAGTATCAGTCCCATGGAAGAGCTCTGCTGTAAAGTCGATGACCTTGACTTGTGCAAGAGTGTCACCTCCAGTTATGAAAGTAGAGACAGGAAGGACCCTGCTCAGGCACTGAGAACCTCTGATCAAACCATGTCAAGGAAAGCACTACGTGATGCAATCAACTATCAGCCTCCTTTTGTCGAAGAGAAACACAACCCCAGTGAGATTCCCATGGGCATGGATGCCAGTTTGGGACAAATCAGCTTACTTTCAGACCTCGGCAGTATTATCAAGAAAGGAAGTGGAGAATCAAATTACAACATCTCTGGTTCTCTGTTAACCAACAGTCTAATTCCTGCTGCTGATACCAAAGGTAGTAAGTCACCAAAAGGAAATAGAGAGATTCTTCCTACATACCAGACTTTGTTGCGAAGTCCAAGAAGAGGTCTGGAGATGTCTCCTGTTTCTCCAAGAGGCAGAAGTCAGGCTCCCCTAGAGGAAGAGGCCTCAGGAGCCTTAGTGCTGGATCAGACGAGGCCAGGTTTTCTGCCTCCCCTGAATGTGAGCCCCCGCCCCCCAGTTCCAGAGCTGACTGTCATAAACACAGTGTCTGGAATGGTTTCTTATGGACAAACTCACCTAGCACCCCCAGGATCTGCTTTCCCTAAGGGGCCCAAAGAGACGAATCTGATGCGGAGGAGGCCCTATGAGCAGATCACAGTCTAA